In the Styela clava chromosome 8, kaStyClav1.hap1.2, whole genome shotgun sequence genome, one interval contains:
- the LOC120346659 gene encoding uncharacterized protein LOC120346659 — translation MMMFKVTLICALLGCVFGRQYKIVAESEIDIQGMKDRVSYFDKSWRDIFNEKQLHRQPKWKIVENDTEHKSYEVRQYDEAWFVSSHTPCLNQSESAADGYVRLYIFMDINNVKHPNQYPLTYPILSKVELGAEAIDRHIKTSGDNVRVSETDKEQVSANKPVEYVVGNERIRYTPQHKTPIVDGKAKDLKSICPDRFSQQFYLPIPVTQTPPKPSDVSISTDLVPKRTYFVRRYADEFTHESQRNCNLQAGLLARTLALSGVRFNPRSYYCAMYEPGTSDVTAHFEVWFEAVNEM, via the exons ATGATGATGTTTAAGGTAACACTTATCTGTGCCCTTCTCGGGTGTGTCTTCGGACGTCAATACAAAATAGTCGCGGAGAGTGAGATTGATATCCAAGGAATGAAAGATCGAGTATCCTACTTCGACAAATCGTGGCGTGACATCTTCAACGAAAAACAGCTTCACAGACAACCAAAATGGAAGATTGTTGAGAATGATACCGAACACAAATCGTACGAAGTTCGTCAATACGACGAAGCCTG GTTTGTGTCTTCACACACTCCCTGTCTGAATCAGAGCGAATCTGCCGCTGATGGTTACGTTCGCCTTTACATCTTCATGGACATCAACAATGTAAAGCACCCAAACCAATATCCTCTTACCTACCCGATCTTGTCAAAGGTTGAATTGGGAGCTGAAGCCATTGATCGTCATATCAAAACCAGTGGCGATAACGTCCGCGTTTCTGAAACCGACAAAGAACAGGTTTCAGCAAACAAACCCGTTGAATATGTCGTCGGCAATGAGCGCATCCGGTATACACCCCAGCACAAAACCCCGATCGTCGATGGCAAAGCTAAAGATTTGAAGAGTATCTGTCCTGACCGTTTCTCTCAGCAATTTTACCTTCCAATCCCAGTAACCCAAACCCCACCCAAACCCTCTGATGTTAGCATCTCTACTGATTTAGTCCCAAAACGCACTTACTTTGTTCGCCGATACGCTGACGAGTTTACTCACGAAAGTCAGAGAAATTGCAACCTCCAGGCTGGTCTACTCGCCCGCACTTTGGCACTCTCTGGTGTTCGATTCAACCCACGCTCATATTATTGCGCTATGTACGAACCAGGTACTAGTGACGTCACAGCCCATTTCGAAGTTTGGTTTGAAGCCGTGAATGAAATGTAA